The nucleotide sequence ATGATGTTGCTTTGATGCTTTTAGCAGCAGCACAAATACTCAGAACTGAACTGTAGCTTCGTGTCACTAAAAACCTCCAGCTACACCTTATTATCAggatacaaaaaaacaacttttcagTCTGGAGATGTTCGAACAACTTATGTTTTGGTGTCGTGTTCTGATGTTTGATGAATATCTTCAAAGCCAATCATTGGCAAAGCCCAACTATGAAGAACAAATCCTTTCATTTGAATAATTGTGTGTTTTAGTCTCTCTGACTGCATGCAGAAATATCTAACATGTAACTCATCTGATATTCAGGGTTCCTttgatttttccattttatatTCCATACCCCTCCAGAATCcctttttctggattttttccATTAGTCTTCTGAGTAAAAAAATATTCCCAACTGGTTATCCAACTATAAATCCTTTAAATCACAGTTAGTGATCAGTAATACCTTCATTTTTAGAATAAATGTATGTTGTTCTGTTATTTAATCAATGAGTTATGCCGGTTTTAATGTGTCTGAATAATACACAATGTAAAAAGCCCTTTAATTTCCAGAAAATCCACTTTTTATCTTTTGGATAAAAGAATGAGATATGAAATTTGGAAACACAAACTTTATCCATGCTCAGTtctcctgtttttgtttgttttcaaactttCCTGACTAggaaaattattacatgaaaTTCCATAATTTTCCAGGAAAGCCTTTGTAGGATGCCTGGTTTTTTGGATATGCAAGAAATATTTCCATTTAAACTTCTGTAAGTAAACAGCAAATATTAATGTTAATGGAGAAAATGTCCACTTTAACCTCAACATTAATACAAAGTGATGCTAATTAAATCCTTACTGATTACACATGCATGTTTTACAATGTAATGTCCACTCACAGCCAGCTGCTGTTGTAGGCTCTTAATCTGGGCCTGCAGTGTGTCCACCTGCTGTGTTTGTCTCTTATTTGGTGCACTGCTTGTGTATGCCAGGTGAGAAAGACCATTGAGTGCCTGCTTCAGTCGCTCCACGTCTGTCAGTAACTCTGTGATCTAAGAACACGATACATTTTAGCACTTCTCTTTAGAAAGGATCAGACCACTGGACTCCGGAAATACAATACATATGTAGTGAGTACCTTCTTGTCTTTGGCTTCAGTTTGTTGAGCGGACGTCTGGATCCTCTTCTGGAGATCACAGATGGTGCTGAGCGACTCGTCATACCTCTCTTTCAGCTCGCTGATTTCCTTCTCAATGGCCCGGCCCTTCTCCTGGACAGCTTCCATGTCAGTCCTGGCCCTGCTCTCGCCCTCTCTGGCTTGTCGCACCTCCAGATGGGCCTCTTGACACTCCTTTGTTAAACTCAACAGCTTGTTGCTCAGGCTGACagcctcctcctccagcagctgctTCTCCTTCTTCAGCTCGTTCATTTGGTCTTCCTTGTGGCGGATGTCTTCCAGAGCTTGCGTGGCTTGCAAGAGCTCCGACTGCAGGGCACATACGTCTTCGGCCCTCTGAGTGTTGTTCTCCTCCTCTTCGTGGAGGGACGTTCGAAGCTTGGCAACCTCCGCCTCCAGGGCTTCTTTGGCCTTGCCGTGCTGTTGCATCAGTGACGTTTGTTCCCTGCGGTGGTCCTGAAGTTCTTTCTGTAGGACAGTGACTCTCTGAGCTTCCTCTTGCTGGGCCTCTCTTGCTTTCTTGCAATCAGCCTGAGCTTGCTGCATGGCGTCCTGGAGGGCTGTCAGCTCTGTGTCGTAGGTTGCGATCCGAGTCAGCTCAGATTTCAGACGCTCCTGCAGGTTCTGGATCTGAGTGCTGCAGAGAGTGTTCTGGTCTTGCAGTTCTGCTTTCTGAAGAGTCACCTCCTGGAGCTGCTGCTCTAAGCTGGCCAGCTTCTGTGTAACTGCCTCAAATTTCAACTTAAACTCTTGCTCCACTTGTTTGTGCTTTTCGCTGCTAACTAGAGCAGTGTCTAGTCTCTGCTGAACACTTTCAGTTTCAACTTTAAGTTTCTCTTTCTCCTGTTTCATGCTCTCCCAGGCAGATCTTTCTGTGTGATACTTCTCTTCCATTCCCCTCAGTTTCTGCTCCAACTCCTTCACCTGAGAGCTGTAAGTAGTTTCCTTTTCCTCAGCTGCTGTCAGTGGGATAAACTTGGACTGAATAGCTTCCTGTATAGCATCTAGTTCTTTCTTCTGGGACTCCAGCTCCTGAGTGAGCTTTTGTACTTCCTCCTGAGCCTGAGCATGCAAggctgatgcttggtttgatcGTTTTTCTGCCTCGTCCACAGCAGCGTTCAGCTTGTCTATGGCAGCTCTGTGCTCTTTCATACTTATACACTCTTTTTTCATCTCCAACAGAACTTTTTCCAACTGGTTTTTCAACTCctcatttccttctttcacgTTCTTCAGTTCTTCCACACTTTCTTTTTCCTTGGTCTCTAACTTCAACTTGTCAGCTTTAACACTTTCTAAGGTGGAACTTAGCTCCATCTTCACCTTCTCATGCTGCTGCCTGGGAACAAACTGTTCCTCCATGCTGTGTTTCAGAGCCTGCTTCTGTACATTCAGCTCTTCACGTTCTTTATCTCCATCTTCACATCTCTTCTGCAGAACTTCAAGTTTCTTTATTAGTTCGGTATTCTGGGCCTTCAAAGCGTCCACCTCCCTCTGATTCCTCTCACTGCCACCCTTCATACTGCTCATAGACTCCTGTAACGTGGCCTTCTCAGCTTGAAGCTGCTGGAGTTGAGCCTCTGCTTTTCCGTAACGTTCACTGGCTTCCACAAGTTTgtccttcagctcctccagatcCCCCACCATGTTGTTTTGAACCTCCTCGTGAACCTTTAGGGGTATAAATTCATTCTGAATCCTGCTGTTGAGTTCGTCCAGCTGCTCTTGTAGCACATCTCTCTCCTCTTCGCTCTCCTCCACCTCTTCGATAAGAGTTTGGCTTTTTGCAGTCACGTCCATCAGCTTCCTCTTCAGAGCAGCGTTCTGTTCTTCGAGAGCAGAAACTATCCTTTGATGCTCCTCTGCAGACATGCCCTGGGATGATGGACTGTCCAGCTTCTGATGGAGCTCCGACACCTCTTCCAGCACGCGGTCGTAGTCTTCCCTCAGTTCGGCAAGCTGCCGTTCCTTCTCATCCACTGCGTTGGTCAGCAGGttcttcatgttgtcaaacTTCTCAGCTGGGACAGTGTTGCCCTGTTTGGTCTGAGCCTCTTTCAGGTGAGTTTCCATCTTTAGAAAGGCTTCTGTCATTTTGTCTCGTTCTGCAGTCAGAGCTCCCAGCTCCTGGTTCAGCCTCTCAGTCTCTGCAGCCAGCTGGTTCTCACTGCTCTTGTATT is from Girardinichthys multiradiatus isolate DD_20200921_A chromosome 4, DD_fGirMul_XY1, whole genome shotgun sequence and encodes:
- the uacab gene encoding uveal autoantigen with coiled-coil domains and ankyrin repeats protein, which produces MKSLKYRLKKHEVTITNTDWNKYDDRLMKAVERGEADKVAAVLSKKGIIPTKLDVEGRSAFHLAATRGQLECLNLMLGHNVDITAKDACGKNALHLASKYGYSLCVQKLLQHNCPVGNVDLQGRTALHDAVMAGCPSSVKLLCDNGASVNASDFDGRTPLILATQMCHPHICQLLLERGADFTVRDKQNKTALILGCEFGCKDVVDVLLRTGIDVKAVDNMGHDAFHYARLNNNPELTAMVKSHLEKATREKEAAKIEQWKRQLSVERSEAAESNRKDQIIYDLEMQNEALQEHLRKYHLEQKVLMDKVNVLQHQLKQEKTTVEDSQKEKEQYKALLSAKEKEEGGRGPETVKVQLRSALGEYSGQSVIKGKENLLVKQAHSLDSDQILQNPPVSRQVQRSLTAGGWDLPEGEVLQCELETIKRKLQSTEEEKARLQSALNQKNRECQELTESRDTIQKQADQQVQELEDALRDVQKRMLDSEGKVKQLQAHVVAVKEHLGGQATEELRAQLQDVKVKYEGASAEVGRVRNRLKQSEKALEEYKSSENQLAAETERLNQELGALTAERDKMTEAFLKMETHLKEAQTKQGNTVPAEKFDNMKNLLTNAVDEKERQLAELREDYDRVLEEVSELHQKLDSPSSQGMSAEEHQRIVSALEEQNAALKRKLMDVTAKSQTLIEEVEESEEERDVLQEQLDELNSRIQNEFIPLKVHEEVQNNMVGDLEELKDKLVEASERYGKAEAQLQQLQAEKATLQESMSSMKGGSERNQREVDALKAQNTELIKKLEVLQKRCEDGDKEREELNVQKQALKHSMEEQFVPRQQHEKVKMELSSTLESVKADKLKLETKEKESVEELKNVKEGNEELKNQLEKVLLEMKKECISMKEHRAAIDKLNAAVDEAEKRSNQASALHAQAQEEVQKLTQELESQKKELDAIQEAIQSKFIPLTAAEEKETTYSSQVKELEQKLRGMEEKYHTERSAWESMKQEKEKLKVETESVQQRLDTALVSSEKHKQVEQEFKLKFEAVTQKLASLEQQLQEVTLQKAELQDQNTLCSTQIQNLQERLKSELTRIATYDTELTALQDAMQQAQADCKKAREAQQEEAQRVTVLQKELQDHRREQTSLMQQHGKAKEALEAEVAKLRTSLHEEEENNTQRAEDVCALQSELLQATQALEDIRHKEDQMNELKKEKQLLEEEAVSLSNKLLSLTKECQEAHLEVRQAREGESRARTDMEAVQEKGRAIEKEISELKERYDESLSTICDLQKRIQTSAQQTEAKDKKITELLTDVERLKQALNGLSHLAYTSSAPNKRQTQQVDTLQAQIKSLQQQLADAERQHREVVSIYRTHLLSAAQGHMDEDVQAALLQIIRMRQEFVC